One part of the Natator depressus isolate rNatDep1 chromosome 28, rNatDep2.hap1, whole genome shotgun sequence genome encodes these proteins:
- the LOC141978921 gene encoding uncharacterized protein LOC141978921 isoform X1 yields MRLRGDAPSRHRKLLAKGKLLRFLPGAILVDHARGSISCVTFWLLGFPVSKTDVITPARMRGGAVGPTSPNPEEREIMKVDCVGVGMENENEKQNPQEEDAEQVEAQQRILMEERKNTCTECGKNFSNRSGLINHERIHTGERPYECSECGKTFPRSSHLIIHQRMHTGERPYECCECGKTFSNHSDLIRHQRTHTGERPYECRECRKTFSYRLALIEHQRIHTGERPYECSECGKTFGYHSDLIRHQKAHAGERPYECCECGKSFADRSALINHQRIHVGERPYECRECGKSFSYRSDLTTHRRTHTGERPYKCSECGKGFRQSSHRIRHQKIHTGERPYKCCECGKAFADSSVLITHQRIHTGERPYKCCECGKAFADSSALIRHQRIHTEERPYRCTDCGKGFHQSSTLTSHHRICKGYKHSENLL; encoded by the exons ATGAGGCTTAGGGGAGATGCCCCATCCCGTCACAGGAAGCTGCTAGCAAAGGGAAAGTTGTTGAGATTCCTACCGGGGGCGATTCTCGTGGACCATGCCAGAGGCTCCATCTCCTGCGTCACCTTTTGGCTACTAG gGTTTCCGGTTTCCAAAACCGATGTGATCACCCCAGCTAGAATGAGAGGAGGAGCCGTGGGTCCCACGTCTCCGAATCCAGAAGAAAGAGAGATCATGAAAGTTGACTGCGTGG GTGTTGGGATGGAGAATGAGAACGAGAAGCAGAATCCTCAGGaggaagatgctgagcaagtGGAAGCCCAGCAGAGAATCCTCatggaagagagaaaaaacacatgtactgagtgtgggaaaaacttcagtaACCGCTCGGGCCTTATTAACCAcgagagaatccacacaggggagagaccgtatgaatgcagtgagtgcgggaaaaccttccCTCGGAGCTCACACCTTATAATACATCAGCGAATGCACACAGGCGAGCgcccctatgaatgctgtgagtgcgggaaaaccttcagTAACCACTCAGACCTTATTCGACATCAGAGAACTCACACAGGTGAGCGGCCCTATGAATGCCGTGAGTGTCGGAAAACCTTCAGTTACCGCTTAGCCCTGATTGAACACCAGCGAATCCACACGGGGGAAAGACcttatgaatgcagtgagtgcgggaaaaccttcggTTACCACTCCGAtcttattagacatcagaaagCCCACGCAGGAGAGAGACCTTacgaatgctgtgagtgcgggaaaagctttgCTGATAGATCAGCCCTTATTAATCATCAGAGAATTCATgtgggagagagaccctatgaatgccgtgagtgtgggaaaagcttcagttacCGATCAGACCTTACTACGCATCGGCGAacccacaccggggagcggccctatAAATGCAGCGAGTGCGGGAAAGGCTTCAGGCAGAGCTCACACCGCATTcgacatcagaaaatccacacaggagagaggccctataaatgctgtgagtgcgggaaagcCTTTGCTGACAGTTCAGTCCTTATtacgcatcagagaatccacacgggtgagaggCCCTAtaaatgctgtgagtgcgggaaagcCTTTGCTGACAGCTCCGCCCTCATtagacatcagaggatccacacagaaGAGAGACCCTATAGATGCACTGACTGCGGGAAAGGCTTCCATCAGAGCTCAACTCTAACTAGCCATCACAGAATCTGCAAGGGCTATAAACACTCTGAAAACCTTCTCTAG
- the LOC141978921 gene encoding uncharacterized protein LOC141978921 isoform X2: MRLRGDAPSRHRKLLAKGKLLRFLPGAILVDHARGSISCVTFWLLGVGMENENEKQNPQEEDAEQVEAQQRILMEERKNTCTECGKNFSNRSGLINHERIHTGERPYECSECGKTFPRSSHLIIHQRMHTGERPYECCECGKTFSNHSDLIRHQRTHTGERPYECRECRKTFSYRLALIEHQRIHTGERPYECSECGKTFGYHSDLIRHQKAHAGERPYECCECGKSFADRSALINHQRIHVGERPYECRECGKSFSYRSDLTTHRRTHTGERPYKCSECGKGFRQSSHRIRHQKIHTGERPYKCCECGKAFADSSVLITHQRIHTGERPYKCCECGKAFADSSALIRHQRIHTEERPYRCTDCGKGFHQSSTLTSHHRICKGYKHSENLL, translated from the exons ATGAGGCTTAGGGGAGATGCCCCATCCCGTCACAGGAAGCTGCTAGCAAAGGGAAAGTTGTTGAGATTCCTACCGGGGGCGATTCTCGTGGACCATGCCAGAGGCTCCATCTCCTGCGTCACCTTTTGGCTACTAG GTGTTGGGATGGAGAATGAGAACGAGAAGCAGAATCCTCAGGaggaagatgctgagcaagtGGAAGCCCAGCAGAGAATCCTCatggaagagagaaaaaacacatgtactgagtgtgggaaaaacttcagtaACCGCTCGGGCCTTATTAACCAcgagagaatccacacaggggagagaccgtatgaatgcagtgagtgcgggaaaaccttccCTCGGAGCTCACACCTTATAATACATCAGCGAATGCACACAGGCGAGCgcccctatgaatgctgtgagtgcgggaaaaccttcagTAACCACTCAGACCTTATTCGACATCAGAGAACTCACACAGGTGAGCGGCCCTATGAATGCCGTGAGTGTCGGAAAACCTTCAGTTACCGCTTAGCCCTGATTGAACACCAGCGAATCCACACGGGGGAAAGACcttatgaatgcagtgagtgcgggaaaaccttcggTTACCACTCCGAtcttattagacatcagaaagCCCACGCAGGAGAGAGACCTTacgaatgctgtgagtgcgggaaaagctttgCTGATAGATCAGCCCTTATTAATCATCAGAGAATTCATgtgggagagagaccctatgaatgccgtgagtgtgggaaaagcttcagttacCGATCAGACCTTACTACGCATCGGCGAacccacaccggggagcggccctatAAATGCAGCGAGTGCGGGAAAGGCTTCAGGCAGAGCTCACACCGCATTcgacatcagaaaatccacacaggagagaggccctataaatgctgtgagtgcgggaaagcCTTTGCTGACAGTTCAGTCCTTATtacgcatcagagaatccacacgggtgagaggCCCTAtaaatgctgtgagtgcgggaaagcCTTTGCTGACAGCTCCGCCCTCATtagacatcagaggatccacacagaaGAGAGACCCTATAGATGCACTGACTGCGGGAAAGGCTTCCATCAGAGCTCAACTCTAACTAGCCATCACAGAATCTGCAAGGGCTATAAACACTCTGAAAACCTTCTCTAG
- the LOC141978921 gene encoding uncharacterized protein LOC141978921 isoform X3 has protein sequence MRGGAVGPTSPNPEEREIMKVDCVGVGMENENEKQNPQEEDAEQVEAQQRILMEERKNTCTECGKNFSNRSGLINHERIHTGERPYECSECGKTFPRSSHLIIHQRMHTGERPYECCECGKTFSNHSDLIRHQRTHTGERPYECRECRKTFSYRLALIEHQRIHTGERPYECSECGKTFGYHSDLIRHQKAHAGERPYECCECGKSFADRSALINHQRIHVGERPYECRECGKSFSYRSDLTTHRRTHTGERPYKCSECGKGFRQSSHRIRHQKIHTGERPYKCCECGKAFADSSVLITHQRIHTGERPYKCCECGKAFADSSALIRHQRIHTEERPYRCTDCGKGFHQSSTLTSHHRICKGYKHSENLL, from the exons ATGAGAGGAGGAGCCGTGGGTCCCACGTCTCCGAATCCAGAAGAAAGAGAGATCATGAAAGTTGACTGCGTGG GTGTTGGGATGGAGAATGAGAACGAGAAGCAGAATCCTCAGGaggaagatgctgagcaagtGGAAGCCCAGCAGAGAATCCTCatggaagagagaaaaaacacatgtactgagtgtgggaaaaacttcagtaACCGCTCGGGCCTTATTAACCAcgagagaatccacacaggggagagaccgtatgaatgcagtgagtgcgggaaaaccttccCTCGGAGCTCACACCTTATAATACATCAGCGAATGCACACAGGCGAGCgcccctatgaatgctgtgagtgcgggaaaaccttcagTAACCACTCAGACCTTATTCGACATCAGAGAACTCACACAGGTGAGCGGCCCTATGAATGCCGTGAGTGTCGGAAAACCTTCAGTTACCGCTTAGCCCTGATTGAACACCAGCGAATCCACACGGGGGAAAGACcttatgaatgcagtgagtgcgggaaaaccttcggTTACCACTCCGAtcttattagacatcagaaagCCCACGCAGGAGAGAGACCTTacgaatgctgtgagtgcgggaaaagctttgCTGATAGATCAGCCCTTATTAATCATCAGAGAATTCATgtgggagagagaccctatgaatgccgtgagtgtgggaaaagcttcagttacCGATCAGACCTTACTACGCATCGGCGAacccacaccggggagcggccctatAAATGCAGCGAGTGCGGGAAAGGCTTCAGGCAGAGCTCACACCGCATTcgacatcagaaaatccacacaggagagaggccctataaatgctgtgagtgcgggaaagcCTTTGCTGACAGTTCAGTCCTTATtacgcatcagagaatccacacgggtgagaggCCCTAtaaatgctgtgagtgcgggaaagcCTTTGCTGACAGCTCCGCCCTCATtagacatcagaggatccacacagaaGAGAGACCCTATAGATGCACTGACTGCGGGAAAGGCTTCCATCAGAGCTCAACTCTAACTAGCCATCACAGAATCTGCAAGGGCTATAAACACTCTGAAAACCTTCTCTAG
- the LOC141978921 gene encoding uncharacterized protein LOC141978921 isoform X4, which translates to MENENEKQNPQEEDAEQVEAQQRILMEERKNTCTECGKNFSNRSGLINHERIHTGERPYECSECGKTFPRSSHLIIHQRMHTGERPYECCECGKTFSNHSDLIRHQRTHTGERPYECRECRKTFSYRLALIEHQRIHTGERPYECSECGKTFGYHSDLIRHQKAHAGERPYECCECGKSFADRSALINHQRIHVGERPYECRECGKSFSYRSDLTTHRRTHTGERPYKCSECGKGFRQSSHRIRHQKIHTGERPYKCCECGKAFADSSVLITHQRIHTGERPYKCCECGKAFADSSALIRHQRIHTEERPYRCTDCGKGFHQSSTLTSHHRICKGYKHSENLL; encoded by the coding sequence ATGGAGAATGAGAACGAGAAGCAGAATCCTCAGGaggaagatgctgagcaagtGGAAGCCCAGCAGAGAATCCTCatggaagagagaaaaaacacatgtactgagtgtgggaaaaacttcagtaACCGCTCGGGCCTTATTAACCAcgagagaatccacacaggggagagaccgtatgaatgcagtgagtgcgggaaaaccttccCTCGGAGCTCACACCTTATAATACATCAGCGAATGCACACAGGCGAGCgcccctatgaatgctgtgagtgcgggaaaaccttcagTAACCACTCAGACCTTATTCGACATCAGAGAACTCACACAGGTGAGCGGCCCTATGAATGCCGTGAGTGTCGGAAAACCTTCAGTTACCGCTTAGCCCTGATTGAACACCAGCGAATCCACACGGGGGAAAGACcttatgaatgcagtgagtgcgggaaaaccttcggTTACCACTCCGAtcttattagacatcagaaagCCCACGCAGGAGAGAGACCTTacgaatgctgtgagtgcgggaaaagctttgCTGATAGATCAGCCCTTATTAATCATCAGAGAATTCATgtgggagagagaccctatgaatgccgtgagtgtgggaaaagcttcagttacCGATCAGACCTTACTACGCATCGGCGAacccacaccggggagcggccctatAAATGCAGCGAGTGCGGGAAAGGCTTCAGGCAGAGCTCACACCGCATTcgacatcagaaaatccacacaggagagaggccctataaatgctgtgagtgcgggaaagcCTTTGCTGACAGTTCAGTCCTTATtacgcatcagagaatccacacgggtgagaggCCCTAtaaatgctgtgagtgcgggaaagcCTTTGCTGACAGCTCCGCCCTCATtagacatcagaggatccacacagaaGAGAGACCCTATAGATGCACTGACTGCGGGAAAGGCTTCCATCAGAGCTCAACTCTAACTAGCCATCACAGAATCTGCAAGGGCTATAAACACTCTGAAAACCTTCTCTAG